The following are encoded together in the Montipora foliosa isolate CH-2021 chromosome 12, ASM3666993v2, whole genome shotgun sequence genome:
- the LOC137979293 gene encoding monocarboxylate transporter 10-like, with translation MVVSCPEVASLKQDGIWSWFLCLCATLCMILTVGFAYSFGVLFPVLMEDFGESRERTAWVSSITMAVCMFLGPVMGAFVNRFGCRVAIILGCISCAAGLALGSFAQSILVLTIAFSVPFGVGVSFVYIAAPVTVTQHFTRRRSVALGIVTAGQGLGTMILGPTLQALVDALDWRNTFLIMAGVLILASFTGWFHKGHTQPLKSFSSSTQDLQNSKKISWDFSIWKNPRFLILIVMSAIVSFYRLIPYVHLMKFFRDDIGMAADKSSTFFLFIGFFAATGRLGAGILCDLSCINSQFLYQGAVFMSGISIMLLVVAKTYPALAGVVVLFSLADGLTISSFIIELFKSVKETQRASSLGFSLMASGVCTFGSPPLSGLMADRFGNYAPAFLMAGAVGVLGSAIPFALSCMKRESSREQDEEELMDKDQIGFIHRKSESGNTKKFASIVQLESSVFTEHKRPVSFIWAMENPFHSSSS, from the exons ATGGTTGTGTCTTGTCCCGAAGTTGCCTCTCTGAAACAAGACGGCATCTGGTCGTGGTTTCTTTGTTTATGCGCAACCTTATGCATGATTCTCACTGTTGGATTTGCTTACTCTTTTGGCGTTCTTTTTCCTGTTCTCATGGAAGATTTTGGCGAAAGCCGAGAAAGGACAG CCTGGGTGAGTTCTATAACTATGGCAGTATGTATGTTCCTGGGTCCTGTTATGGGTGCCTTTGTAAATCGTTTCGGATGCCGTGTCGCCATAATTTTGGGATGCATATCCTGCGCTGCTGGTCTCGCACTTGGTTCTTTCGCGCAAAGTATTTTAGTCCTCACCATAGCCTTCAGTGTTCCATTCGGAGTAGGCGTCTCATTTGTTTACATTGCTGCACCCGTGACTGTCACGCAACACTTCACCAGGAGGCGATCGGTTGCCCTGGGGATTGTCACTGCAGGTCAAGGACTTGGAACGATGATTCTTGGTCCCACATTACAAGCGTTAGTGGATGCGTTGGACTGGAGGAATACTTTCCTTATAATGGCAGGCGTTTTGATccttgcatcttttactggttGGTTTCATAAAGGCCACACTCAACCCTTGAAGTCTTTTTCTTCATCAACTCAAGACTTGCAGAACTCCAAAAAAATCTCTTGGGATTTTTCTATTTGGAAGAACCCTAGATTTCTGATATTGATAGTGATGTCTGCCATTGTGAGTTTTTATCGACTGATACCGTATGTGCATTTG ATGAAATTTTTCCGCGATGATATTGGAATGGCCGCCGACAAGAGTTCGACGTTCTTTCTGTTCATAGGATTTTTCGCAGCGACTGGTCGCCTTGGAGCTGGTATACTTTGCGACCTTAGCTGCATAAATTCTCAGTTCCTTTATCAAGGAGCCGTTTTTATGTCCGGAATCTCAATTATGTTGTTGGTTGTCGCAAAAACATACCCTGCTCTTGCAGGTGTGGTAGTCTTGTTCAGTTTGGCCGATGGGCTCACAATATCAAGCTTCATCATTGAATTGTTCAAGTCCGTAAAGGAAACCCAGCGAGCATCTTCTCTCGGGTTCAGTTTGATGGCAAGTGGTGTTTGTACATTTGGTAGCCCCCCTTTGTCAG GTTTAATGGCAGACAGATTTGGAAACTATGCGCCTGCGTTCCTAATGGCAGGCGCAGTTGGTGTCCTCGGTTCTGCTATTCCCTTCGCTCTGTCCTGTATGAAACGCGAAAGTTCCAGGGAGCAAGACGAGGAAGAGCTCATGGACAAAGATCAAATTGGGTTTATACACAGGAAGAGCGAAAGCGGTAATACTAAAAAATTTGCTTCTATAGTTCAGTTAGAATCCTCAGTTTTTACCGAGCATAAAAGACCTGTTTCTTTCATTTGGGCAATGGAAAATCCTTTTCATTCTTCATCATCTTAG